Below is a genomic region from Longimicrobium sp..
GATCCGGCGCGTCCACGGCGACGGCGGGCGGACGGTCGTCAGCGCGGTGACGACGAAGTAGGCGGTCATGAGCCCCGCCATCACGTTCCCGTCGGCGGGCCCGTTGCGAAGCCCCATGATCGCGGCGCTGAACCCCATCACGAGCATCGCGTAGACGAACAGCAGCCCGCTGCGCCGGTGGATGTTCCCGCCCTTCTTCGCCACCAGCGCCACAGCCCCCAGCACGATGGCGAGCCCGCCCGCTGCGATGTGGATCGGTAGGAGCATGCGCCCTCCCAGGATGGAATCGAATCAGCCTCACTTTCCTGGTACGAAGCAATACCGCCGCAGGTGTCGCGGAACCACACTCTTGCGACGAAGCGCGGATTCCCGCGGACGAACGGTGGTTGGACCCGCCGGAACAAGCAGGAGGGGCCGCGGCTCACGACTGTGTCCGGGCGCTCTGCTAGTCGTGCGGCGCAGGTGTGGTTACGACGCGACGTACCCGGTCACGAGCCGGATCAGGTCCTGGAACCCGAAGTCGGCCGAGTCGATGTGCAGGGCGGCGAGCGACGCGGGCATCTCGGCCTTGAACTGCCTGAACCGTGCGATGACCTTGTCCGACCCGGCCAGAAAGGTGGTTTTCGGCGACTTCGAGAGAAGAAACCCGCGCACGTGCCGGATGACGTTCTCGGGATCGCCTCCGTGGGCTCGGATGTCCTGGCCTGCGATGTCCGAGATGTACCGCTGGAACCGGTACTGCTCGGTGTCGAGGATCATCGCGGCCTTGCGTTTCTGAACAGCGCCGCCGAACGCCTTCGCCCCCATGAAGATGCCGAGCTCGAAGGGCATGTTGAAGCGCGGGAGCGGCGGATTGCCGTCCGTCTCGGTCCGCGAGATGTCGTGGACCGAAAGCCGGCACGCCCTGATGATGTCGTTGATCTTCTGGATTCGCACCTGGCTGCTGTCGTCCACCTCCAGCGCACAACGCGGAAAGTACCCGAGATCGTAGACCGAAAAAGTAATGGCCTCGAAGAGAGGCCAATACTGGGAATCGAACGGGTAGTTGACAAAGACGCTGTTCTCGTACGTCGCGGCCGTCATCGTTTGGCCGGAGCCCGTGCCGCTCGAGTGCCGTTCTTCGGGGACTTCCGCTTGGACGCAGCCGTCTTCCCCTTTTGCACGAGCATGAAACGCCCCGACTCGTCGCGCCGCAGGAACTGCTTCTCACCCTCGATCAGCTCCACCTTCGTGGCGTTGCCACGTGCCAGACGGAAGGCACGGGCTGCCTCGGCGACGGTGAATGTCAGCGGAACTGGGGCTGGGAGGGTCCTTCCGGTCCTGCGTCCTTCACGATCAGGCGCGGCAACTCGCTCGCCACGAACACCTGGTAGCCGAGCCATCGGTGAGGTGCATCTCCGGGTTCGAGCCTGTGAAAACTAGTTGATATCCGCTCCACCCGAATTCAGAGACGCTTCGTACGCTGCCCTCAGGTCCCTTTCGAATTCAGGCTGATATTCCCGGTAAGATGGATCTAGTTCGATGGCCCGGCGACAGCTTTCGGCCGCAGATGCCTCTTGACCCCAGACACGCAGTGTGACACACAGCTCATCATAGTACCATGCTACATTAGGATCGAGTTCTATCGCGCGTCTAAAACGGGCAGCCGCTGCACTAAAACGCAGCATCCGAGTAAGTGTTGCGCCGACTTGTGCCTGATATTCCGCGTGCAGCGGCATCAATTGTGAAGCGCGCGTAAAACGCTTTAACGCAGGCTCGTACTGACATGTACCTTTCGTCGGCCAAGAACACTGCCCCTGTTTCCACAGCTTGTCCGCTTCTTGGGCCAGGATCGCTGCTGCTTCCTCATTATCCGTTTTCTGCGAAGAAGGCCGAACTCCGCCAGTATCTAGGAGAAGAGGTTCTGAAGGACGAACGCGTGTTGGAAACTTGAGTCGGTTCGAATAATTTCCAACTTTGCCTGTGTCTACAAGCGTTTTCCCATATGCACGAACATATATTTCAACCGAATCGCCTGCTAATATTGCTGCACGAGAAATCCGGAAGCTAAAAAGCCCGTTTTCAGTGGTTAGGAAAGACCCTGGCTGTCCTGGCACACTCACAGAAGCATCTCGCTCGATCGGCGTTCCGTCAGCGTCGTAGACGTTCCCCTGCACCCATACTTGGTCATCATGTGGCTGTGGCGCAGGCCTGTTGATGACCACCGTACTGATGAACCACAAGATAGACGCGAGGGCGAAGGCGCCAAAGGCCAAAGACGTGTTGTGACGTCTCTCCGAGTGTTTTGTCTCGAGTTCCCGTATCACAATTGCGACGCGATCCGCAGGGGCAAGGCCACTTACCGGAACGCCATAGTGCTCTGCCAAACGCCCAGCAAGTTTACCTCGGTCCTTCGAAGGTAGAACCTTTAACTGTTCTGTATATGCACGGATTCGCTGGAGTTTCCAACCGTAGTACAGCACCGCGCAAAGTGCTACCAGCATCAGAGGCGTAGTAATCTTCGTAATAATCTCCCAGGGAATACCTGTGAGGCGGAGCTTTGTTGACGGATCGGACAGCTCCCCAAGCACGAGGAGCGGTGATAATACTTGCATACCAGACCACTCCAGAAGGCGGCGGTGGATCACCAGAGTCTCTCGTGGCCTTCATATGTAGAGTACAGTCACGCAGCTACGCAAGGAGTTTGACGAATCGTCGAGCAGACTGTTCTCGTGTCCCTGCCGACCGCCTTTCCACCCCTTGGCGCGCCGCGCTAGGCCAATCTTGGACAGCGCCCACCAAACGGACGTGCTCGGGATCGCCTGCCTGCTTGCGCGCGGTGCTCACGGGTCGCTCGAAGCAAGCAGGCAGGTCGGTTGCGGCACGCGCGGCTGCTGCCACGTTACATGCGCGCGCAACGAAGTTGTCTCGCAGTTGGCGGATCCTGGTCGAGGTTGAGAAAGTGAGTAGAGGCACACCCTAGTCCGAGCTGGGCGCGACAGACGGTCAGTCGTTGGTGACTGCGTCAATCCGGCGCTCCACCTCCTCAACGGACGGCTGATCTATCGCGATCCACGTGACGATCTCCCGGTACTCCTGTTCGGAGAAGGGCGGAGTGATCTCGACGAGCCTCTCCGCATTACCTTCCAGCCCACCCATCTTCACACGTTTCCAGCGAGGTCCGCCGCCATAGACAGCCGCGTACATCCCGGGTGCCCGCGGCTGTTCGACACCAACCGCGAGCATATCCTCGTAGAACATCCGGTATACCGCCTTCCATGCTTCAGACTTCGTCACACAGTAGCGGTCATGCACCACCGATGCCCTGCGGTAATCACCAGTGGACGACGCCCCTACGGCCGACCAGAACGCCTGTGGGATAGATGCGCCGTCAACCACCGTGTTGGCAGGGACTATCCATATCGGCGCGCTCGAGCGACATCGGTGATAGACTTCAACGTGGCCTCCGCGCCTGCGGCGCTTCAGCCTTCCACCAATCCCCCGTGATGGGGGCGGTACGTCGCTCTGGTTTTCAGCAATCCCGCACTCGCTCTACTTCTTGCGCCCGGCAAAGCGACGGGCGGTGAGAGAGGTTGTCCCTCCCACCGCCCCCCTCTGCCATCCGTAGAGTTTATATGCAGCTCCGGGGGTATAGTATTCTAGAACGGCAGATCGTCGTCGTCGTCCATCCCCGGCGCCTGGAAGTCGTCGTACGAGCCGCCGCCGCCCGCCGGGGCTCCCCCGCCGCCGCCGCGCGATCCGCCGCGATTGCCGCCCCCACCGCCGCCCCCGCCGCCCGAACCCTGCCGATAGCCGCCCCCACCGCCACCGCCGCCGTAGTCCCCGCCGCCGCCGCCGGAGCCGTCCAGCAGGAGCAGATCGCGCGGGCGAATCTCGGTGACGTACTTGGTGACGCCATCCTTGTCTTCGTAGGAGCGGTACTCGATCTCGCCTTCCACGTAGAGCTTGGTACCCTTTTTCACGAACTTCTCGATCACGTTGAATGGATCGCCCCCGCCCGCGTTCTGGCGCTCCCAGACGACGATGCGATGCCACTGGGTGACGTCGGTTCCGTCCTTCTTTCGGTACCCCGTCGCGAGGCTGAACTGCGCGACGCGGCTCCCGCCGCCCGTCGTACGGATTTCGGGGTCCGAGCCCACGTTGCCGATCAGAATGGCCTTGTTGAGGCTGCGAGCCACAGCTCCTCCTTCATCCCAAAAGTGAACAGAGTTGACACCGCCAGGGCGTAGGATACTCCCCCCACGCGCCCGGTGTCAAGAGAATCGTCAAACGCGGAGACGCATAATGAGCGCGTCTTCCGTGGGCGACGAGTAGTACGAGCGGCGGCGCCCGATCACCGAGAACCCGCGCTCCAGGTACACCGACTGCGCGCCCACGTTGGACTCGCGCACCTCCAGAAAGAGCTCCTGGGCCCCGCGCTCACGGACCCTCCGCACCACGGCGTCCACCAGCGCTCCGCCGATCCCGCGTCCGCGCGCCTCCTCGGCCACGGCCACGTTGCCGAGCTCGCTCTGGTCGACCACCGTCCAGCACGCCGCGTACCCCACGACCCGCCCCACCGCGTCGGCCACGAAGAGGTCGGTGTCGGCGCGGCGCATGAGGCCGCGAAAGGTGTTCTCGCGCCAGGGGGTGGAGAACGCGGCGGTCTCGATCTCCATCACGTCCGGCAGGTCGCTCTCGCGCAGGAGGCGGATGCGGAAGGCGGGCATGGCGCGCACGGAGGCCTCCATCAACGCACCCTCCCCTGCGCTGCGATGCGCTCCGCGCCCGAGGAGCGCACGTAGTCCGGCTCCCACCCCGCGACGTCGGCCACGCGTCCCCGCTCCGGCACCGCCCCCGCCAGCCAGAGGAGCCCCGCCGCGATCGAGGGACCCTCCTCCGGCGCCACGGCTTCATCGCCAAAGGCGGCGGCCAGCGTGTCGCGGTGCATCCACGCCCCTTCGCCGGTGAAGAGGGGCGGATCGCCGCGGAAGCGCTCGATGAGCTCGTCCAGCGCGAGCGCCTCGATCGCCATCGCCTCCTCCACGCCGGCCCCGAAGCGCCAGCAGCCGGCGTACACCTCGCGGTTGCGGGCGTCGAAGAGGGCGCACACGGCGCGGCCCTCATCCCGCCGCGCGGCCGCGGCGCCCATCAGCCCGCTGAAGGCGAACAACGGCACGCCTCGCACCCGCACCACCGCCTTGGCCGTCGCCGCGGCGATGCGCAGGCCGGTGAACGATCCGGGCCCGCCGCCCACCACCAGCGCCGCCACGTCGCCCGGAGCCAGGCCGGCCTCGCGCAGCGCCTCGTCCGCGTTGGGGAGCAGCGTTCCAGACGCGCCGGCGCGGTTGGGGAGGACGCGCTCGGCCACGATGCGGCCGTCCACCGATACGGCGACCGATCCGCCGAGCGTGGAGCTGTCGAGGGCCAGCACGGGGCCGTTCAACGCACACCCTCCATCGGCGGCAGCGCGGGCGGGGCGCCGACGGGCGTGGCGGCGACCCGGCGCAGGTCGCCGCCGGCCGCTTCCTCCAGCTCCACCTCCCACCTCGTCGCTGGCAGCATCGTCTCCGCGCGCTCCGGCCACTCGATCAGAACCACGTCCCCCGCGGCGCCCAGCTCCTGCCATCCCAGGTCCCACACCTCGTCCGGGTCCTCCAGGCGGTACAGGTCCAGGTGGTGGACCGTCACGCCGCGCGGCGTGTCGTAGCGGAAGAGGAGGTTGAAGGTGGGCGAGGGGACGTCCCCCGCGACCCCCGTGCCGTGCACGATGGCGCGGGCCAGCGTGCTCTTCCCCGCCCCGAGGTCGCCGCGCAGCGCGATCACCAGCGGCGTATCCGCCTCCCGCCCGATCCGCTCGCCCCAGGCCACCAACGCGGCCTCGGAGAGCTCCGCGACCCGCTCAGCCATAGCCGCGAAGCTGCGACACGGTCCTCCGCTGCGGCGCCGGGCGCGCGCCGTCCATCTCCGCCTTGAGCTCCAGGTACTGGTCGCGCAGCAGGGCGGCGCGCTCGAAGTCGAGCTGGGCGGCGGCGTCGCGCATCTCCCGCTCGATGTCGGCCAGGATCTCCTCCGGCTTCTTGGCGCCCTGCCCGGCGCGGCGCTCCGCCACCTTTTGGATCTCCTGCTGCTGCGCCTCGTACTTGGTGCTGCGCGAGTCGGCCACGCGCGTCGACTTCTCGATCTCCTCGATCGACTTGATCACCGACTGAGGGATGATGCCGTGCTCGCGGTTGTACTCCTCCTGCAGCGTGCGCCGGCGGTCCGTCTCCTCCATCATCCGCTGCATGGAGCCGGTGATGCGGTCGGCGTACAGGATCGCCGTCCCCTGCGCGTTGCGCGCGGCGCGGCCCACCGTCTGGATCAGCGACGACGAGGAGCGCAGGAAGCCTTCCTTGTCCGCGTCCAGGATGGCGACGAGCGACACCTCGGGGAGGTCCAGCCCCTCGCGCAGGAGGTTGATGCCGATCAGCACGTCGAACTTCCCCAGCCGCAGGTCGCGCAGGATCTCCACCCGCTCCAGCGACTCGATGTCGCTGTGCAGGTAGCGCACGCGCACGCCCGCCTGCGACAGGAAGTCGG
It encodes:
- the rimI gene encoding ribosomal protein S18-alanine N-acetyltransferase, encoding MEASVRAMPAFRIRLLRESDLPDVMEIETAAFSTPWRENTFRGLMRRADTDLFVADAVGRVVGYAACWTVVDQSELGNVAVAEEARGRGIGGALVDAVVRRVRERGAQELFLEVRESNVGAQSVYLERGFSVIGRRRSYYSSPTEDALIMRLRV
- a CDS encoding carboxypeptidase-like regulatory domain-containing protein, which produces MIHRRLLEWSGMQVLSPLLVLGELSDPSTKLRLTGIPWEIITKITTPLMLVALCAVLYYGWKLQRIRAYTEQLKVLPSKDRGKLAGRLAEHYGVPVSGLAPADRVAIVIRELETKHSERRHNTSLAFGAFALASILWFISTVVINRPAPQPHDDQVWVQGNVYDADGTPIERDASVSVPGQPGSFLTTENGLFSFRISRAAILAGDSVEIYVRAYGKTLVDTGKVGNYSNRLKFPTRVRPSEPLLLDTGGVRPSSQKTDNEEAAAILAQEADKLWKQGQCSWPTKGTCQYEPALKRFTRASQLMPLHAEYQAQVGATLTRMLRFSAAAARFRRAIELDPNVAWYYDELCVTLRVWGQEASAAESCRRAIELDPSYREYQPEFERDLRAAYEASLNSGGADIN
- a CDS encoding single-stranded DNA-binding protein, whose translation is MARSLNKAILIGNVGSDPEIRTTGGGSRVAQFSLATGYRKKDGTDVTQWHRIVVWERQNAGGGDPFNVIEKFVKKGTKLYVEGEIEYRSYEDKDGVTKYVTEIRPRDLLLLDGSGGGGGDYGGGGGGGGYRQGSGGGGGGGGGNRGGSRGGGGGAPAGGGGSYDDFQAPGMDDDDDLPF
- the tsaB gene encoding tRNA (adenosine(37)-N6)-threonylcarbamoyltransferase complex dimerization subunit type 1 TsaB; protein product: MNGPVLALDSSTLGGSVAVSVDGRIVAERVLPNRAGASGTLLPNADEALREAGLAPGDVAALVVGGGPGSFTGLRIAAATAKAVVRVRGVPLFAFSGLMGAAAARRDEGRAVCALFDARNREVYAGCWRFGAGVEEAMAIEALALDELIERFRGDPPLFTGEGAWMHRDTLAAAFGDEAVAPEEGPSIAAGLLWLAGAVPERGRVADVAGWEPDYVRSSGAERIAAQGRVR
- a CDS encoding DUF1353 domain-containing protein encodes the protein MAENQSDVPPPSRGIGGRLKRRRRGGHVEVYHRCRSSAPIWIVPANTVVDGASIPQAFWSAVGASSTGDYRRASVVHDRYCVTKSEAWKAVYRMFYEDMLAVGVEQPRAPGMYAAVYGGGPRWKRVKMGGLEGNAERLVEITPPFSEQEYREIVTWIAIDQPSVEEVERRIDAVTND
- the tsaE gene encoding tRNA (adenosine(37)-N6)-threonylcarbamoyltransferase complex ATPase subunit type 1 TsaE, with the protein product MAERVAELSEAALVAWGERIGREADTPLVIALRGDLGAGKSTLARAIVHGTGVAGDVPSPTFNLLFRYDTPRGVTVHHLDLYRLEDPDEVWDLGWQELGAAGDVVLIEWPERAETMLPATRWEVELEEAAGGDLRRVAATPVGAPPALPPMEGVR